One genomic region from Anomalospiza imberbis isolate Cuckoo-Finch-1a 21T00152 unplaced genomic scaffold, ASM3175350v1 scaffold_969, whole genome shotgun sequence encodes:
- the LOC137468012 gene encoding zinc finger protein 420-like, producing the protein MDPWGEEEEEEEEPEPEVIFGDEGEEDPYDRNGIQGTPDSNPTLADAPEIAELDPGALFPSTDLSERETLRWTVVQQIDPGTSVKSRRSGRSPKSQSFSNFKSIIVLQKSYECSECGKSFSCSSHFSKHRRTHTGEKPFRCFHCGKSFNVSSNLYRHQRGHGGAEAAPEKPRGLPYKCQECGKSFRRNKELATHQRLHTGNLPFQCGDCGKSFSWSSHWLRHQRIHTGEKPYECPECGKSFSRSSHLYRHQRGHAGGRSYICTYCGRSFGSILHFERHQRTHTGVRPYKCSLCRKSFGDAPALVKHQRIHLGEGPFRCEECGKGFGSRSQYARHRRSFHGGSGAEKPYRCGDCGKSFSWSSHWERHQRIHTGEKPYECPECGKSFGRTSHLYRHQRTHAGEKPHRCGDCGKGFSRGSNLAQHRRIHTGERPHRCGDCGKGFIQRSDLERHRRVHTGERPYPCGDCGKRFSVSSHLDRHRRTHAGGPGPPEQSRAKSKTATPAAESAPYRCPDCGKSFGQRSALAKHRKTHTGERPHRCGDCGKSFSRGSNLTQHRRIHTGERPFACGDCGKGFIQRSDLERHQRVHTGERPYSCSECGKSFSVSSHLDRHRKIHAAERASYRCPEHLAGFLAAHRHGRLFQCGQCGRCFGQGAALLKHQRSHGGASGTGGSTSPKCLDCGKSRGLCQDCGRQPEAAPAAPEKPYKCQECGKSFGQRSALVKHRRIHTGEKPYKCQDCSKGFIQKSDLTIHRRMHTGEKPYECRECGKCFSVSSNLLTHQRTHLGEKPFQCSECGKSFIQRSELTIHRRVHTGEKPYKCPECGKCFSRSSHLNRHQRTHGKAGAAAPASSFSSSSSSFSSSSSSSSSVPAAPAASGGLAFPAFPGSSAVPAALELPWALALPGRAFPGFPVGN; encoded by the exons GAACCCCAGACTCGAACCCAACGTTGGCAGACGCTCCGGAAATCGCGGAGCTGGATCCCGGCGCCCTCTTCCCGAGCACCGACCTTTCCGAACGGGAAACTCTCCGTTGGACCGTGGTTCAACAAATCGACCCCGGAACGTCGGTGAAAAGCCGGAGAAGCGGGAGAAGCCCCAAATCGCAAAGTTTCTCCAACTTCAAGAGCATCATCGTGCTCCAAAAGAGCTACGAGTGCTCGGAATGTGGCAagagcttcagctgcagctcccattTCTCCAAACATCGCCGGACGCACACCGGCGAGAAACCCTTCCGGTGTTTCcactgtgggaagagcttcaacGTCTCTTCCAACCTCTACCGGCACCAACGCGGCCACGGCGGCGCCGAGGCGGCGCCGGAAAAACCTCGCGGGCTTCCCTACAAGTGTCAGGAATGCGGGAAGAGCTTCCGGCGGAACAAGGAGTTGGCCACTCACCAACGTCTCCACACGGGGAATTTGCCCTTCCAGTGCGGCGATTGCGGCAAGAGTTTTTCTTGGAGCTCCCATTGGCTTCGGCATCAACGGATTCACACCGGCGAGAAGCCCTACGAGTGCCCGGAGTGCGGGAAGAGTTTCTCCAGGAGTTCCCACCTTTACCGGCACCAGCGCGGCCACGCCGGGGGCCGTTCGTACATCTGCACCTACTGCGGGCGGAGTTTCGGCAGCATCCTCCACTTCGAGCGGCACCAGCGGACGCACACCGGCGTCAGGCCCTACAAATGCTCCCTGTGCCGGAAGAGCTTCGGCGACGCGCCGGCGTTGGTGAAACACCAGCGGATTCATCTGGGCGAGGGCCCCTTCCGGTGCGAGGAATGCGGGAAAGGCTTCGGCTCGCGCTCGCAGTATGCGCGGCACCGGCGGAGTTTCCACGGCGGATCTGGCGCCGAGAAGCCGTATCGGTGCGGGGATTGCGGGAAGAGTTTCTCCTGGAGTTCCCACTGGGagaggcaccagcggattcacaccgGGGAGAAACCCTATGAGTGTCCCGAGTGTGGGAAGAGTTTTGGGAGGACGTCCCACCTTTACCGGCACCAGCGGACGCATGCCGGGG aGAAACCGCACCGCTGCGGCGACTGCGGCAAAGGCTTCAGCCGCGGCTCCAACCTGGCGCagcaccggcgcatccacaccggggagaggccgCACCGGTGCGGGGATTGCGGCAAGGGATTCATCCAACGCTCCGACCTGGAGCGGCACCGGCGCGTCCACACCGGTGAGCGGCCGTACCCGTGCGGCGACTGCGGCAAACGCTTCAGCGTCAGCTCCCACCTGGACCGGCACCGTCGCACTCATGCCGGCGGGCCGGGACCGCCCGAGCAATCCCGCGCCAAAAGCAAAACGGCGACACCGGCGGCGGAATCGGCGCCGTATCGTTGCCCGGATTGCGGGAAGAGCTTCGGGCAACGCTCGGCGCTGGCGAAACACCGCAAGACGCACACGGGCGAGCGGCCACACCGCTGCGGCGACTGCGGCAAGAGCTTCAGCCGCGGCTCCAACCTGACGCagcaccggcgcatccacaccggcGAGCGGCCGTTCGCCTGCGGCGACTGCGGCAAAGGCTTCATTCAACGCTCCGACCTGGAGCGGCACCAGCGCGTCCACACCGGCGAGCGGCCGTATTCCTGCAGCGAGTGCGGCAAGAGCTTCAGCGTCAGCTCGCACCTGGACCGGCACCGGAAAATCCACGCGGCCGAACGTGCGTCCTACCGGTGCCCGGAGCATCTGGCCGGGTTTTTGGCAGCTCACCGGCACGGGAGGCTCTTCCAGTGTGGGCAGTGCGGGCGGTGTTTTGGTCAAGGCGCAGCATTGTTGAAGCATCAACGCTCTCACGGCGGCGCCAGCGGCACCGGCGGTTCAACGTCGCCAAAATGCCTGGACTGCGGGAAAAGCCGGGGGTTGTGCCAGGATTGCGGACGGCAACCGGAAGCGGCGCCGGCGGCGCCCGAGAAGCCGTACAAGTGCCAGGAATGCGGGAAAAGCTTTGGGCAGCGCTCGGCGCTGGTGAAacaccggcgcatccacaccggcGAGAAACCCTACAAATGCCAAGATTGCTCCAAAGGCTTCATCCAGAAATCCGACCTCACCATCCACCGCCGGATGCACACCGGCGAGAAACCCTACGAGTGCCGGGAGTGCGGGAAGTGCTTCAGCGTCTCCTCCAACCTCCTGACCCACCAGCGGACGCACCTGGGCGAGAAACCCTTCCAGTGCTCCGAGTGCGGCAAGAGCTTCATCCAGCGCTCCGAGCTCACCATCCACCGGCGCGTGCACACCGGcgagaagccctacaagtgccCGGAGTGCGGCAAGTGCTTCAGCCGCAGCTCGCACCTCAACCGGCACCAGCGCACCCACGGCAAagccggcgccgccgccccggcctcgtccttctcctcctcctcttcctccttctcctcctcctcctcctcctcgtcctcggTGCCGGCGGCGCCGGCAGCGTCCGGAGGTTTGGCCTTCCCGGCGTTCCCGGGCTCCTCGGCCGTGCCGGCGGCGTTGGAGCTGCCCTGGGCGTTGGCGTTGCCGGGCCGGGCGTTCCCGGGGTTCCCGGTGGGTAATTAG